The following proteins are encoded in a genomic region of Aquifex aeolicus VF5:
- the fusA gene encoding elongation factor G, with amino-acid sequence MAREVPIEKLRNIGIVAHIDAGKTTTTERILYYTGKTYKIGEVHEGAATMDWMPQEKERGITITVATTACYWTRNGERYQINIIDTPGHVDFSVEVVRSMKVLDGIVFIFSAVEGVQPQSEANWRWADRFQVPRIAFINKMDRLGADFYRVFKEIEEKLTIKPVAIQIPLGAEDQFEGVIDLMEMKAIRWLEETLGAKYEVVDIPPEYQEKAQEWREKMIETIVETDDELMEKYLEGQEISIDELRKALRKATIERKLVPVLCGSAFKNKGVQPLLDAVIDYLPSPIDLPPVKGTNPKTGEEEVRHPSDDEPFCAYAFKVMSDPYAGQLTYIRVFSGTLKAGSYVYNATKDEKQRAGRLLLMHANSREEIQQVSAGEICAVVGLDAATGDTLCDEKHPIILEKLEFPDPVISMAIEPKTKKDQEKLSQVLNKFMKEDPTFRATTDPETGQILIHGMGELHLEIMVDRMKREYGIEVNVGKPQVAYKETIRKKAIGEGKFIKQTGGRGQYGHAIIEIEPLPRGAGFEFIDDIHGGVIPKEFIPSVEKGVKEAMQNGILAGYPVVDVRVRLFDGSYHEVDSSDIAFQVAGSLAFKDAAKKADPVLLEPIMEVEVETPEKYVGDVIGDLNSRRGKIMGMENKGVITVIKAHVPLAEMFGYATTLRSLTQGRGTFIMKFSHYDEVPQQIAEKIIGERMAGKSS; translated from the coding sequence ATGGCGAGAGAGGTGCCTATAGAGAAATTGAGAAACATAGGTATAGTTGCTCACATTGACGCGGGTAAAACTACGACTACCGAGAGAATTCTCTATTACACGGGTAAGACTTACAAGATAGGTGAAGTTCACGAAGGTGCTGCAACGATGGACTGGATGCCCCAGGAAAAGGAAAGAGGTATAACCATAACCGTTGCAACGACCGCATGTTATTGGACGAGAAACGGGGAGAGGTATCAAATAAACATAATTGACACACCCGGACACGTTGACTTCTCCGTTGAAGTTGTACGTTCCATGAAAGTTCTCGACGGAATAGTTTTCATATTCTCCGCGGTTGAAGGTGTGCAACCTCAGTCCGAAGCAAACTGGAGATGGGCGGACAGGTTCCAAGTTCCGAGGATAGCCTTCATAAACAAGATGGACCGTCTGGGTGCGGATTTTTACAGAGTGTTTAAGGAAATAGAAGAAAAGCTAACCATAAAGCCCGTTGCCATTCAAATACCCCTGGGAGCGGAGGACCAGTTTGAAGGTGTTATAGATCTAATGGAAATGAAGGCAATAAGGTGGCTCGAAGAAACCCTCGGAGCTAAATACGAAGTAGTAGACATTCCTCCAGAATACCAGGAAAAGGCTCAAGAATGGCGCGAAAAGATGATAGAAACCATCGTAGAAACCGACGACGAGTTAATGGAAAAGTACTTAGAAGGACAGGAAATATCTATAGATGAACTAAGAAAAGCTTTAAGAAAGGCAACAATAGAGAGAAAGCTCGTTCCCGTTCTTTGCGGTTCTGCATTCAAGAACAAAGGTGTTCAACCCCTTCTTGACGCAGTTATAGATTACCTGCCTTCTCCTATAGACCTTCCTCCCGTTAAGGGGACAAATCCCAAGACCGGGGAAGAAGAGGTCAGACACCCCTCTGACGACGAACCCTTCTGCGCTTACGCCTTTAAGGTTATGTCCGACCCGTATGCCGGACAACTTACCTACATCAGAGTGTTCTCAGGAACGCTAAAAGCGGGTTCTTACGTCTACAACGCAACCAAGGACGAAAAGCAAAGGGCTGGAAGACTTCTTCTCATGCACGCGAACTCCAGAGAGGAAATACAGCAGGTTTCCGCGGGTGAAATTTGTGCAGTTGTAGGACTAGACGCCGCAACGGGTGATACTCTCTGTGATGAAAAGCACCCCATAATCCTTGAAAAGCTTGAATTCCCTGACCCCGTTATATCTATGGCTATAGAGCCAAAGACCAAGAAGGACCAAGAAAAACTCTCACAAGTTCTCAACAAGTTCATGAAAGAGGATCCAACCTTCAGGGCAACAACCGATCCCGAAACTGGTCAGATACTCATACACGGAATGGGTGAGCTCCACCTCGAAATAATGGTTGACAGAATGAAGAGGGAATACGGAATTGAAGTGAACGTCGGTAAACCGCAGGTTGCTTACAAGGAAACCATCAGGAAAAAGGCAATTGGTGAGGGTAAGTTCATCAAGCAAACTGGTGGTAGAGGGCAGTACGGTCACGCGATAATCGAAATCGAACCCCTCCCCAGAGGTGCGGGATTTGAATTCATAGACGACATTCACGGAGGAGTTATCCCCAAAGAATTCATACCCTCCGTTGAGAAGGGTGTAAAGGAAGCTATGCAAAACGGAATTCTCGCAGGATACCCCGTTGTTGACGTTAGAGTTAGACTCTTTGACGGTTCTTACCACGAAGTTGACTCTTCGGACATAGCATTCCAGGTTGCGGGTTCCTTGGCATTCAAAGATGCAGCCAAAAAGGCAGATCCCGTTCTTCTGGAACCCATAATGGAAGTTGAAGTGGAAACTCCCGAAAAGTACGTGGGTGACGTTATAGGTGACCTTAACTCCAGAAGAGGAAAGATTATGGGAATGGAAAACAAGGGAGTTATAACAGTCATAAAGGCTCACGTTCCCCTCGCAGAGATGTTCGGATACGCTACGACGCTCAGGAGCTTGACACAAGGTAGGGGAACCTTTATAATGAAATTTTCCCACTACGACGAAGTTCCGCAGCAAATTGCGGAAAAGATTATCGGCGAAAGAATGGCCGGTAAGAGCTCTTAA